The sequence TGAAAAGtctcatcttttttttcttggttattTTCACCTTAATCTGTATTTGTCCTGTTGTGCGTTTGGTTCAAGTCTATCTCCTTATTGTCTCGTTTGTTGTCATCTGTGAGGATGGTTTTTTATTGTTTGCGAGATGTTTTGCAGGATTCATAGATAATAGATTTGGTATGGGCTGCCGTGCGTGTAACTGTGTAAAGACTACTCTCTTCCTTTCATTTAAAATGGTAAatcgcctatgtcttacatggccggtcccaagcccggataaaggaggagggggagggcgtcaggtagtcgacagccggcactccatgatcacgtcgaatccttatgaaaatgaatccagaacaaaatcgcgctaaagctagggcgtcacccgtaagtggcgcgctgtgtggcctgagcacagtgttGTTGTAGAGCCGAAGAAATTCTCTGTTTTTGCCATGGCTTCTGAGGGTATTTTTTCCCCCCCACATATTTTATGTCCTTCTTTTGTTCGTCTGCGGCTTTCATGCTGAATTATTGCTCTTTGAATTGTTTTGAGGATAACCAATTGCTCAAATTGTTCAAATTTTGGAATTCAGTGACCTTTCATGTgcatttttggtttggttctTAATTGAAATGAATCGAATTGAATATTTgtaaccaaaataattgatttttaaaattGTTCAAATTTGGTAATTTAGTGTGCTTTTATATGCAGTTTTGGTTTGGTTCCTATTTGAAATGAATTGAATCAAATTAAATATTCATCAAGCCTTCATGCGCATTTCTGGTTTAGTCCATTATTCTAACACATACAATATTTATAATTCTTCACCACTTCAAATGCATCAATGTTTACAGAAATCACACAAGCATTATTTCCCAAACACCAAAACCGAAAATGTAGCGAATAAAGCTCAAATTACAAATCACACTATTACGACGAAACACACAAGTCAATACAAGCATAACATGTCGTGGAATATGATTCAGTGCCTTCTCAAATTGCACAGAGATTAGTTAGAGCAAGTAACAAGGAAAATCAGAGTGCCTTCCAGTCTGCTCTCCAGGCTAATATTTCTTccttgaaaaggaaaaacaaaaggaagagGAAAATAACGAACAAACACGCAATTGCACACAATCAGAAAACCTAACATGCTAGGCAAAAGACGAGGATTCGTTTTTGGCAGAGAGTCCTGCAATTGTAACATCTACACGTGAATCTGCAATCATCGGCTGCTCCTGTAGAAATATATATTTCGTTGACgaaataaacacataaattgTTCAGAAAAAGCTGAAAAATTGGAAAGTGAAATAAATAGTTGTTTAATTAGTGAATGAAGTACTTACAGTTTGATCACGATCAGTCTCCCTTGAATAACTTAGCATCAGTACATCATCAGTTTCTTCTGTTACATGTAGTCTTTCTGGTGTTAGATCACTTTGGAGTAACCCATCAGAAGAAATCTTTAAATCGATCAGCTGGCAATCCTCGACAATCAAATTTTCTAAGGATGGGACTTTGAAAATGCAATTTCCCGTGCAAAAGCCTTGCAGACTTGGTAGGCCAGAAAGCTTCAAATGTTGCAAGCAACTGAAAGCAATCTCATTTTCTGGATCATCTTCCTTGCTCGCCACTATTTCTACCATTCTTTGACAGGACTCAACTTCCAAGTTCTGGAGTTGCTGTAAATTCTTAGCCACAGAATAAGGTATTAAGTATTGCAGTCCGTGACAACTCCATATGGTCAAAACGGTTAGATTCCGAAAGGATATTAAAGTTGAAGCTAGATTCTCTAATATGCCACATTTGTTCACGCTTAGAACTTCCAAGTTTGGAAAAACAGGGCCCCCTGCTTGGGAGTTTTCCATCCCTAGATGTATCAGCTCCGGCATATCGATGAGCCACAAAGTCTTTACACGTGGGAGGGTCTCAACTTCATGTATTTCCCTGCTACCACTTCCTTGGTGGTCGTGGACAAATAATTCTTTCCAAGGAGCAGAAAGCACACGGAGATGTTCAATATTCTGTAAATTCTCAAAGAAAACATCTGACTTGGGATGTGAAGTAGCAAAATAAATTGACTTTACTTTGCTCAACAACTCTGCCAGGAGTGGACCATATGGTTCATACCAAATCTCCGTGTTCTTGTCCAACATCAACTTTTCCAAGTTGAGAAATGACTTGCCCTGAAATATTAATGGCAtgctttaaaatattttgaaaaaactGGATTACACATAATAACTTTAATATTAAAAACTTAACAAgggtcacttagtactacggtataatgatattcctttactggtaagtgagaggttttaggttcgattctcgctgaaggcgaatttaaaccacattattgctagcctattgtgaggcttagctcaCTCCCCCATCTCCAATTGAACAAAGGCCATATGACTCGTTTTAGTCATCTgatcctccaagatattaatattttaatgaacaatacaaggccatatttgcctccatctccaaccgagaaccATAAGGCTCGTTTTAgctctgtcacaaaaaaccgtctccaaccgagggccacagggccaaacataatttattatttaaatttaatttaatttaatgttctttcatattgtttaatgttacttaatttaatttaatgttgtataatggcttaggaagttatagggaaaaaaatagaattaaaaaaaaattaaaattttgtattaaaaaaaaggccTACCATTCCTGTCGGATATAACAGACATGAATAAGTACAATGCTGTCAGATATAAACAACAGGAATAATGAAAACTCGGCTGGCTTAGTTGGGCCAGCCTGTTGACCCTTTGGCCATTTTTTGTCCaatggggcccacgagccctttaGCCTAGCCTTCGGTTAGAGATAGTTTTTTGGCTATTTTCGACCCTCTGGCCCTTTGGACCTTTCGGTTGGAGGTGgtcttttttttctaaaaaaaactaGTTATGTAAAAAGCACATAACATTttgttcataaataaaaaataaaaagaaaaaaaaaactgtgtaCAAGAATGTTTACCTTCTCAATTAAAAAGAAAGGCTGTTTCATTGGTCTTGGGTGGCTCAAGTCAAGCTTGTCTTGATATGTTGAAAATTCGGCAGCAAAAATCTCCACACTACCACATTGTTCGAAATTTAATTCGTTGAGTAATGGCCAATTAGAAACATACAGCCCCGGATAGAAACTCCGTAGTTGGGGCAGAGTTTCAAATATCAAGGTTTCTACTTTAGGGAACTTGAACTCCTCATATGTCGTTTTTGGTCCTTCTTCCTTTGCAACAACTTCCTCTATTGAACTACAATTCTCAACCTGCAACTTGCTTAGCTGGTTAAGATCTTTGGCCACTGAGGCTGGAAAGATATTTTTCAAACTGTCACATGCGTTTATCTGAACTGCATTTAGATTTGGACAATCAAAACTGTTCAACTGAGTGGTAGATGATGTGTCATATACCACTTGTACTGACTGACACTGCATTATTTGTAATGTCTCTAGAGCATTCAATCTTCCCATGATACTTGGCTCAAAGATATTAATCAGATTGTGGCACCTACTAACATCCATAATTCTGAGCTTGCCAAAAGAATCTGAATGTAGTTGGTTGTGGAATATTGTCTTCAATTTAGGTAAGTCCTGTATCCACAATATGTCCAAGCTAGGAAATTCTACCTGTCACATATTCATTTTAGAAAGA is a genomic window of Malus domestica chromosome 09, GDT2T_hap1 containing:
- the LOC114827061 gene encoding putative disease resistance protein At4g19050, with amino-acid sequence MMPNLTTLTVHQCDSLRFLFSSSMAKCLGQLKNLKISNCQIMEEIVRNEENTYDMFDKLSRLELQHLPSLARFSSGSYIKFPSLAFLDLDDCPKLETFIFDAKSENITTNKEERDIELFDEKVEFPSLDILWIQDLPKLKTIFHNQLHSDSFGKLRIMDVSRCHNLINIFEPSIMGRLNALETLQIMQCQSVQVVYDTSSTTQLNSFDCPNLNAVQINACDSLKNIFPASVAKDLNQLSKLQVENCSSIEEVVAKEEGPKTTYEEFKFPKVETLIFETLPQLRSFYPGLYVSNWPLLNELNFEQCGSVEIFAAEFSTYQDKLDLSHPRPMKQPFFLIEKGKSFLNLEKLMLDKNTEIWYEPYGPLLAELLSKVKSIYFATSHPKSDVFFENLQNIEHLRVLSAPWKELFVHDHQGSGSREIHEVETLPRVKTLWLIDMPELIHLGMENSQAGGPVFPNLEVLSVNKCGILENLASTLISFRNLTVLTIWSCHGLQYLIPYSVAKNLQQLQNLEVESCQRMVEIVASKEDDPENEIAFSCLQHLKLSGLPSLQGFCTGNCIFKVPSLENLIVEDCQLIDLKISSDGLLQSDLTPERLHVTEETDDVLMLSYSRETDRDQTEQPMIADSRVDVTIAGLSAKNESSSFA